The following proteins are co-located in the Bacillus pumilus genome:
- a CDS encoding LacI family DNA-binding transcriptional regulator, with translation MAAKIKDIAEKAGLSIATVSRVLNQDPNLSVTDQTREKVYAAAEALSYQKKTFKHSLKKIAFLYWMTEKEELEDIYFKSIRLGIEELTNTRSLNVTAYNPTDGLHSIDPSTEGIIAIGRFKKSELDQLYAITHHIVFIDTSPDEDRFDSVKPNLKRIVEKIVDSFIEKEHTSIGFIGGTDLDLNTNMRIPDIRETTFREYMSANNELDERLVYIGHHFSVDEGYSLMMKAIDELGDDLPTAFCVASDPLAIGCLQALNERGFPLPNRVSVFSINDIHVSQYVSPPLTTYHIHTSLLCETAVDLLLERLVDGRTLPKTVLIASEPVFRKSTI, from the coding sequence TTGGCAGCAAAAATAAAAGATATTGCTGAAAAAGCTGGATTATCGATTGCGACTGTGTCTCGCGTACTGAACCAAGATCCCAACCTTTCTGTCACGGATCAAACACGCGAGAAAGTATACGCCGCCGCGGAGGCTTTATCCTATCAAAAAAAGACATTCAAACATTCCTTAAAAAAAATCGCCTTTCTCTATTGGATGACCGAAAAGGAAGAGCTTGAAGATATTTATTTTAAATCCATTCGTCTAGGCATTGAGGAACTCACTAATACCCGGAGTTTAAATGTCACCGCTTACAATCCAACTGATGGTCTACACTCCATTGATCCTTCTACAGAGGGGATCATTGCTATCGGCCGATTTAAAAAGTCAGAGCTTGACCAATTATATGCGATTACACATCACATCGTCTTTATTGATACGTCTCCAGATGAAGACCGCTTTGATTCTGTAAAACCAAACCTGAAACGAATTGTTGAAAAGATCGTCGATTCTTTTATTGAAAAAGAGCACACATCCATTGGTTTCATTGGCGGGACAGACCTTGATCTCAATACAAATATGCGCATTCCAGATATTCGTGAAACGACCTTCCGCGAGTACATGTCGGCAAACAATGAGCTGGATGAGCGATTGGTCTATATCGGTCACCATTTCTCTGTAGATGAGGGCTATTCGCTCATGATGAAGGCGATCGACGAGCTCGGTGATGATCTGCCCACCGCCTTTTGTGTCGCAAGTGATCCCCTTGCCATTGGCTGTTTACAAGCATTAAATGAGCGCGGATTTCCCCTGCCGAATCGCGTCAGCGTCTTTAGTATCAACGATATCCACGTCTCTCAATATGTCTCACCACCGCTCACAACCTATCATATCCATACCTCTTTACTTTGTGAGACAGCGGTCGATTTACTTTTAGAAAGACTTGTTGACGGCAGAACATTACCTAAAACCGTGCTGATTGCCTCAGAACCTGTCTTTCGGAAAAGCACCATATAA
- a CDS encoding lipase family protein gives MINITGVTILSKNRSHFQLNDKDYNLISNASYKIDYYKKASDIVIGNGRKMYVVDYKETTKGLNALTIVSEEDFDRSDGGRDLHKIKNAVIAYRGSEPIGAGQYKDTIKKHGKKESDDLLSTILTKLPPFRQSQTSKEVTTKVATGTTTYTNEIVQDWMISDTKYLIKNIPFEHGEENQMVQADRYAKEIHKKMPNAKMYVTGHSLGGSNASYVLVKNDFIKGGVTFENPNIYPNLSDGLQARALKGDYRSRLTEYINLNDGLSLLNRHTTEIGQVKVMYDAALPEGVDYSEDSSKAVQIMKDLLNRAMSVNPSLDANLFLEALAGSHGLDRYAFSSDGSVETIDDMLRKNPSLSAAMLHQLSQSNVHPQSVVAILIKSHVLMNTGRQFSSLTEHNMQQIIRKIEKLDDKVDQSVERVRSRYKQIVGFGSYDQLTASDVDDVIRHLKTEGLENEFYSVKKYDTAVDSAMNIKRWLDSISDDMSQLGKEYHDADTALAKNMGIS, from the coding sequence ATGATAAATATTACAGGAGTGACAATTTTGTCTAAAAACAGATCCCACTTTCAGCTTAACGACAAAGACTATAATCTTATTTCGAATGCATCTTACAAAATAGATTATTACAAAAAAGCAAGCGACATAGTTATAGGAAATGGTAGAAAAATGTATGTCGTTGATTATAAAGAAACAACTAAAGGTCTTAATGCACTAACTATCGTTTCCGAAGAAGATTTTGATCGCTCCGATGGCGGAAGAGACCTCCACAAAATCAAAAACGCAGTCATCGCTTACCGCGGTTCAGAACCGATTGGCGCAGGCCAATATAAAGATACCATTAAAAAACATGGAAAAAAAGAGTCAGATGATCTTCTTTCTACCATTTTGACGAAGCTGCCTCCTTTTCGTCAGTCACAGACGTCAAAGGAAGTTACGACGAAGGTGGCGACAGGGACAACGACCTATACAAATGAAATTGTTCAAGATTGGATGATTTCAGATACAAAGTATCTGATTAAAAATATCCCTTTTGAACACGGCGAAGAGAATCAAATGGTTCAAGCAGATCGTTATGCAAAAGAGATACATAAGAAAATGCCGAATGCCAAGATGTATGTCACAGGGCATTCACTCGGCGGGTCTAATGCTTCCTATGTTCTTGTGAAAAATGACTTTATTAAAGGCGGCGTGACGTTTGAGAATCCAAATATTTATCCAAATCTATCAGATGGTTTACAAGCCAGAGCACTAAAAGGCGATTACCGCAGTAGATTAACAGAATATATCAATCTCAACGACGGGCTTTCTCTTTTAAATCGACATACGACAGAAATCGGTCAAGTGAAAGTGATGTATGATGCCGCTTTACCTGAAGGCGTCGATTACTCCGAGGACTCCTCTAAAGCCGTCCAAATCATGAAAGATCTCCTCAATCGGGCAATGAGCGTTAATCCTTCACTGGATGCAAATTTGTTTCTTGAAGCCCTCGCTGGCAGCCATGGCTTAGATCGGTATGCATTTTCATCAGATGGCTCCGTTGAAACCATTGATGATATGTTGAGAAAAAACCCTTCTCTCTCTGCCGCCATGTTACATCAATTGAGTCAGTCGAATGTTCACCCGCAAAGTGTGGTGGCGATTTTAATCAAGTCGCATGTTCTCATGAACACGGGTCGTCAATTCTCATCACTTACCGAGCACAATATGCAGCAAATCATTCGCAAAATCGAGAAACTCGATGACAAAGTGGATCAATCTGTGGAACGGGTACGCTCGAGATACAAACAGATTGTTGGCTTTGGTTCGTATGATCAGCTGACGGCTTCAGATGTGGATGATGTGATTCGTCACTTAAAAACGGAGGGACTTGAGAACGAGTTCTATTCAGTCAAAAAGTATGATACGGCGGTTGATAGCGCGATGAATATAAAAAGGTGGCTGGACTCAATATCAGATGATATGAGCCAGCTAGGGAAAGAATACCATGATGCAGATACAGCCCTGGCAAAGAATATGGGAATTTCTTAA
- the gntK gene encoding gluconokinase has product MKGNQAVIGLDIGTTSTKAVLFGPQGKVIAKHSVPYDLIQPQPAWVEQDPEHILEAVIASVRGALTKAAFDVKNLIGVGISTAMHSLIVMDEDGKSLTNSIIWADNRSAEQAKRIITDMDGFQIYKRTGTPIHPMSPLSKIRWIKEMTPDVFKQAAKFISIKEYILYHFFGQYVVDYSIASATGLFCLETLQWDEEALRIDGIEENQLSELVPTTHQLRGLQPEIALRMGIAEDTPFVVGANDGVLANLGVGAIGKGEVAVTIGTSGAVRTVVDKPITDEQSRTFCYALTDKHWVVGGPTNNGGIMLRWLKDEFGSSEVEVAKRLGVDPYDLMIDIAEKVPAGSEGLLFLPFLTGERAPYWNPNARGTFFGIGLQHKREHFIRAVLEGVIMSVFSIGVALRDLTGSAKDVRASGGFARSPLWRQILADTMGREVLVPESYEASALGAAVLALHSLGQMEEMEEVQEWIRISARHEPNMKNNETYIELFYLYERLYDKLKDEFDVISALQLKQNR; this is encoded by the coding sequence ATGAAGGGAAACCAGGCGGTAATTGGTTTGGATATTGGCACAACTAGTACAAAGGCGGTACTGTTTGGACCACAGGGGAAAGTGATAGCAAAGCATTCGGTTCCTTATGATCTCATTCAGCCCCAGCCAGCATGGGTTGAGCAGGATCCTGAACATATATTAGAAGCCGTCATTGCGAGTGTAAGAGGCGCATTGACGAAAGCAGCATTTGATGTAAAGAATCTCATAGGCGTCGGGATTAGTACGGCGATGCATTCCTTAATTGTGATGGATGAGGATGGCAAGTCTTTAACGAACAGTATCATTTGGGCAGATAACAGAAGTGCAGAACAAGCGAAACGAATCATTACGGACATGGATGGCTTTCAAATCTATAAAAGAACCGGTACACCGATCCATCCAATGTCACCGCTTTCAAAAATACGATGGATAAAGGAAATGACGCCTGATGTCTTCAAGCAGGCAGCAAAATTTATTTCCATAAAAGAATATATTCTCTATCATTTCTTCGGTCAGTATGTGGTCGATTATTCAATCGCTTCAGCAACAGGACTGTTTTGTTTGGAAACGCTTCAATGGGACGAGGAGGCACTGCGCATTGATGGAATTGAGGAAAATCAACTGTCTGAACTTGTCCCAACGACGCATCAGCTGAGAGGGCTTCAGCCAGAGATTGCGCTGCGAATGGGGATCGCGGAAGATACACCATTTGTCGTTGGTGCGAATGATGGTGTTCTAGCAAATCTAGGTGTTGGCGCCATTGGTAAAGGAGAGGTGGCTGTCACGATTGGGACAAGCGGTGCAGTCCGTACAGTCGTAGATAAGCCAATCACAGATGAGCAATCAAGAACGTTTTGCTATGCGCTGACGGACAAGCATTGGGTGGTCGGGGGACCGACCAATAATGGCGGAATCATGCTGAGATGGCTTAAGGATGAATTTGGTTCTTCAGAGGTGGAGGTTGCAAAGCGCCTTGGTGTGGACCCTTACGATCTCATGATTGATATTGCGGAAAAGGTGCCAGCTGGCTCAGAGGGACTGCTGTTTTTACCATTTTTAACAGGTGAACGTGCACCTTATTGGAATCCAAATGCGAGAGGCACTTTTTTTGGTATTGGCCTTCAGCATAAGCGGGAGCATTTTATTAGAGCCGTGTTAGAAGGCGTCATTATGAGTGTTTTCTCGATCGGTGTTGCATTAAGAGATTTAACTGGTTCAGCAAAGGATGTCCGGGCTTCGGGTGGTTTTGCCAGATCTCCGCTATGGCGGCAAATTTTAGCGGATACGATGGGCAGAGAAGTACTTGTTCCAGAAAGTTATGAGGCCTCGGCACTTGGGGCGGCTGTCCTCGCACTTCATAGTTTAGGTCAAATGGAAGAGATGGAAGAGGTTCAAGAGTGGATTCGGATATCTGCCCGTCATGAACCAAATATGAAGAACAATGAGACATACATAGAGCTGTTTTATTTATATGAGCGCCTCTATGACAAATTAAAGGATGAATTTGATGTCATTAGTGCGCTGCAATTAAAACAAAATCGTTAA
- a CDS encoding GntP family permease, with amino-acid sequence MLLFIVIAAIVLLLILITVAKLNPFVSLIITSMLVGFATGMDLQEIIQSIKTGLGNTLSLLAIVLALGTMLGKMMAESGGAERIAQTLIGRFGTKNVHWAMMFVAFIVGIPVFFQVGFVLLIPLLFTIAIETGISLVTIGISLIAGLSVVHGLVPPHPAAMAAVGIYHANVGKTIFFSIIVGLPTAIIAGPLYGKWIGKRIHKPVPEMLRKQFTERNEDRKLPGFANTMFTILVPVILMLLATLADIILPEESIWFQVFKYIGDPITALLIATVYSFFSLGFMQGMSRDRVLSFSNECLGPIASILLVIGAGGAFNNVLIDSGVGDYIADLAKHSPISPILLSWLIAAVIRVATGSATVSMMTAAGIVAPIAASMPDVSRELLVLATGAGSLILSHVNDSGFWLIKEYFGMTIKETFLTWTAMETIISVSAIAFIMIINMFI; translated from the coding sequence ATGCTTTTATTCATCGTGATTGCGGCGATTGTCCTTTTACTCATTCTCATTACAGTCGCTAAGTTAAATCCGTTTGTGAGTTTAATTATTACCTCTATGCTTGTCGGCTTTGCCACAGGGATGGATTTGCAGGAAATCATTCAATCGATTAAAACGGGATTAGGAAATACTTTATCATTGCTGGCGATTGTTCTTGCGCTTGGAACCATGCTTGGGAAAATGATGGCTGAATCAGGGGGAGCTGAGCGGATTGCTCAAACATTAATCGGCCGTTTTGGGACGAAGAATGTGCATTGGGCGATGATGTTCGTTGCCTTTATCGTGGGGATACCTGTGTTTTTCCAGGTCGGATTCGTTCTTCTCATTCCTTTACTTTTTACCATTGCGATTGAAACAGGCATATCGCTCGTGACGATTGGGATATCGTTAATCGCTGGATTGTCTGTTGTGCATGGTCTTGTGCCGCCTCATCCAGCTGCAATGGCAGCTGTGGGCATCTATCATGCCAACGTGGGGAAAACCATCTTCTTTTCCATTATTGTCGGTTTGCCGACAGCTATCATTGCTGGACCGCTATATGGAAAGTGGATTGGCAAACGGATACATAAGCCAGTTCCAGAGATGCTTAGAAAACAATTCACTGAACGAAATGAAGATCGAAAGCTTCCTGGCTTTGCGAATACGATGTTTACCATTTTGGTGCCGGTGATTCTCATGCTGCTTGCCACACTGGCGGATATTATTTTGCCAGAGGAAAGTATTTGGTTTCAGGTGTTCAAGTATATCGGAGATCCAATTACAGCCCTGCTGATTGCAACGGTGTATTCTTTCTTCAGCCTCGGCTTTATGCAAGGGATGAGCCGTGACCGGGTGCTTTCCTTTAGTAATGAGTGCTTAGGACCGATCGCTTCCATTCTGCTTGTCATTGGAGCAGGCGGGGCCTTCAATAATGTGCTCATCGATTCGGGTGTTGGTGATTATATTGCTGATTTAGCGAAACACTCGCCAATCTCACCGATTTTGCTTAGCTGGCTGATTGCTGCGGTCATTCGTGTGGCAACAGGATCTGCTACGGTATCCATGATGACAGCAGCTGGTATTGTAGCCCCAATTGCTGCATCCATGCCGGATGTGAGCAGAGAGCTTCTTGTGTTAGCAACAGGAGCGGGTTCGTTGATTTTGTCTCATGTCAATGACTCGGGTTTTTGGCTGATTAAAGAGTATTTTGGTATGACCATTAAAGAGACGTTTTTGACATGGACTGCTATGGAGACGATTATTTCCGTTAGTGCCATTGCATTTATTATGATCATTAATATGTTTATATAG
- a CDS encoding nucleoside hydrolase, with protein sequence MANKKKLILDVDTGIDDAIGILLAVKSQQFDMLGMTTVCGNVSVDAATLNTCKVLELVEAEEIPVIKGAATPLLRAPHYEHRVHGEDGIGGALKDVEPKKTADEGFAPDFIIDQVMQYSQQVTLVLTGPLTNLALAVKKCPELIHHVKEVIFMGGVVQGQGNVTPVAEFNTYADPEAAKLVLEAGFPSLTQVGLDVTRQVLLTDEKIDAIQNETLASYIRESTSIYRQRYFERNGVWACAMHDPLAVSLAIDKQHVSTQAFHVDVETKSEFCDGQMICDFQHQWEKERNVQVCMDVDAEAFFELLIQVMNS encoded by the coding sequence ATGGCAAATAAAAAGAAATTGATCTTGGATGTAGATACTGGAATTGATGATGCGATTGGTATTTTGCTTGCAGTGAAAAGTCAGCAGTTTGATATGTTGGGGATGACAACAGTGTGCGGGAATGTGTCTGTTGATGCGGCGACGTTGAATACGTGTAAAGTGCTTGAGCTGGTTGAGGCAGAGGAAATCCCTGTCATCAAAGGTGCAGCGACGCCTCTTTTGAGAGCCCCTCATTATGAACATCGGGTGCATGGGGAGGATGGAATTGGCGGTGCTTTAAAGGATGTCGAGCCTAAGAAGACCGCAGATGAAGGTTTTGCGCCTGATTTTATCATCGACCAAGTGATGCAGTATTCGCAGCAGGTCACGCTTGTGTTGACAGGACCTTTAACAAATTTAGCCCTTGCGGTGAAAAAATGCCCTGAGCTGATTCATCACGTCAAAGAAGTCATTTTTATGGGTGGTGTCGTGCAGGGACAGGGGAACGTCACACCGGTTGCGGAATTCAATACATATGCAGACCCAGAAGCGGCGAAATTGGTGCTTGAGGCTGGGTTCCCTTCATTGACTCAAGTTGGATTAGATGTCACAAGGCAGGTCTTGTTAACGGATGAAAAAATCGACGCCATTCAGAATGAAACTTTGGCGAGTTATATAAGAGAGAGTACAAGCATTTACCGCCAGCGCTATTTTGAGCGTAATGGTGTGTGGGCGTGTGCCATGCATGATCCGCTTGCTGTAAGTCTTGCCATTGACAAGCAGCACGTGAGCACACAGGCTTTTCATGTAGACGTGGAGACGAAGAGTGAGTTTTGTGATGGTCAGATGATATGTGATTTTCAGCATCAATGGGAGAAAGAGCGCAACGTCCAAGTATGTATGGATGTAGATGCTGAGGCTTTCTTTGAATTATTGATCCAAGTCATGAATTCTTAA
- a CDS encoding LysR family transcriptional regulator, with protein MYYDALKTFVTVVEEKNFTKAAQKLRISQPSVSLHIKNLEQEFQTVLLNRSPKQLTVTPTGDMLYHRSKQIIRLYEQAKQDIYEHHHLARGKLTIGASFTIGEYVLPQILAEFHQLYPHVDIEVVIDNTEAVARHVRLFHVDIGLIEGQTNDKELSVETFLEDELYIVAPLDHPFAKKKDVTIDQLQNETWITREEGSGTGEYLQHVLKSNGLKARTFVTFSSNQAIKEAVIHGMGLSVLSKYVLQRGSIGGELAVISVRGMDFKRKFSYVESPMTGGNKNKELLVELLRKERKDASPQ; from the coding sequence ATGTATTATGATGCACTGAAGACATTTGTGACAGTCGTGGAGGAGAAAAACTTCACAAAAGCAGCCCAGAAGCTGCGGATTTCTCAGCCGAGTGTCAGTCTTCATATTAAGAACTTGGAGCAGGAATTCCAGACCGTTCTGCTCAATCGTTCGCCAAAGCAATTAACCGTTACACCAACTGGGGATATGCTCTATCATCGTTCAAAACAAATCATTCGTTTATATGAACAGGCGAAGCAGGATATTTATGAGCATCATCATCTGGCAAGAGGGAAGCTGACGATTGGAGCGAGCTTCACGATTGGCGAGTACGTGCTGCCGCAAATATTGGCGGAGTTTCATCAGCTGTATCCGCATGTTGATATTGAGGTGGTCATTGATAATACAGAGGCAGTCGCAAGACATGTCCGTTTGTTCCATGTCGATATCGGTCTCATTGAAGGACAGACAAATGATAAAGAACTCTCTGTGGAAACCTTTCTAGAGGATGAACTCTACATCGTTGCCCCATTAGACCATCCGTTTGCAAAGAAAAAGGATGTCACAATTGATCAATTGCAAAACGAAACCTGGATCACAAGAGAAGAGGGATCAGGTACAGGGGAATACTTACAGCACGTCCTGAAATCAAATGGACTGAAAGCGCGGACCTTTGTGACATTTAGCAGCAACCAAGCCATTAAAGAGGCTGTCATTCACGGGATGGGGCTGTCTGTTTTATCTAAATATGTACTCCAGCGAGGCAGCATTGGCGGGGAATTGGCTGTCATTTCTGTGAGGGGAATGGACTTTAAACGGAAATTTTCCTATGTCGAATCACCGATGACAGGCGGGAATAAAAATAAGGAATTGCTTGTTGAGTTGTTGAGGAAAGAGAGAAAAGACGCTTCTCCGCAGTAG
- a CDS encoding DUF1433 domain-containing protein: protein MKNTLKLVLILLTIVIILVVALILQQINEKKSNDSGGKITVQEKSDQEKAEEFAEKMKPKIEERLHEEDIYNFIKTITFEKDVTISPMGYITVDGYINNQPEKYHFSASLIYRSNEIGSMSHSPDLSYRFKDWDKYKDEPEIKENYLKRLSEKEREQYLKDIGEK, encoded by the coding sequence ATGAAAAACACATTGAAATTGGTATTAATTTTACTTACTATTGTTATCATTTTGGTAGTTGCACTTATACTACAACAAATTAATGAAAAAAAATCGAATGATTCAGGAGGTAAGATTACTGTGCAAGAAAAAAGCGATCAAGAAAAGGCAGAAGAATTCGCAGAAAAGATGAAACCAAAAATTGAAGAACGTTTACATGAAGAAGATATCTACAATTTTATAAAAACCATCACATTTGAAAAAGATGTAACCATAAGCCCTATGGGTTATATTACAGTTGATGGATATATAAATAATCAGCCTGAAAAATATCATTTCTCTGCATCATTGATATACAGATCTAATGAAATAGGGTCGATGAGCCACTCCCCTGATTTATCATATCGCTTTAAAGACTGGGATAAATATAAAGATGAGCCTGAAATAAAGGAAAACTATCTTAAAAGACTTTCTGAAAAAGAACGTGAACAGTATCTTAAGGATATTGGAGAAAAATAA
- a CDS encoding amino acid permease yields MSANQEQQELKKLLSPRHIRMIALGGVIGTGIFKGSADTIGLAGPGVIFSYVFAGLLLLIVMAALAEMAIVYPGNNLRDLIQIALGQRFSFVVGWVYCFMWLTVCVIEIIAAGSLLQYWMPNVPLWSLCLLCSLLVIGINLNNVKYFGEIEFWFAGMKIFVIIVFIILGAALLFGIIPNEQSTPALTNYQNFIPNGWGAIFASLLVVIFSYGGSELIGLTITETKDAEKVLPGVVKSMMWRIILFYTLPILIICGLIPWNQIDPNNSPFVQVFSAAGMQGASHFINFVLITAVLSAANSGIYGTTRMIHSLSKSDGGPKKLAQVNKRGVPILSLWVTVLFLLIGTFFAYLYPEQIFSYMLAIPGFAVSLIWISICMAHLKLRPKYPQEPYFKVWLFPYLTLFAGLVLSVSFVMFLFRQENLPSSIISIGFLVAAIIASFLMKKKA; encoded by the coding sequence ATGAGCGCGAATCAGGAACAACAAGAATTAAAAAAGCTTTTATCGCCGCGTCACATTCGCATGATTGCGTTGGGCGGGGTCATTGGTACAGGAATCTTTAAAGGAAGTGCCGATACAATCGGTTTAGCAGGTCCTGGAGTCATCTTTTCCTATGTATTTGCCGGATTGCTACTTCTTATTGTCATGGCAGCCTTGGCTGAAATGGCCATAGTCTATCCGGGAAATAACCTTCGCGACCTTATACAGATTGCGCTTGGTCAACGTTTTTCATTTGTAGTCGGCTGGGTTTACTGTTTTATGTGGCTCACTGTGTGTGTCATCGAGATCATTGCAGCAGGCAGCCTGCTCCAATATTGGATGCCGAACGTGCCGTTATGGTCACTATGTTTACTTTGCTCGCTTTTAGTCATCGGAATTAACTTAAATAATGTAAAATATTTTGGTGAAATTGAGTTTTGGTTCGCTGGAATGAAGATTTTCGTTATTATTGTCTTTATTATTCTCGGTGCAGCATTATTATTTGGGATCATTCCGAACGAACAAAGCACACCTGCTCTCACCAATTATCAAAACTTTATCCCGAACGGATGGGGTGCGATCTTTGCATCATTATTAGTGGTTATTTTCTCTTATGGGGGCTCTGAATTGATCGGGCTGACCATTACAGAAACAAAGGATGCGGAGAAGGTCTTACCTGGTGTTGTCAAAAGTATGATGTGGCGTATTATTTTATTTTACACATTGCCAATTTTGATTATCTGTGGTCTCATTCCTTGGAATCAAATCGATCCAAATAACAGTCCTTTTGTCCAAGTCTTCTCTGCTGCTGGTATGCAAGGCGCCTCTCACTTCATTAATTTCGTATTGATTACAGCCGTTCTATCTGCGGCCAATTCTGGCATTTATGGGACGACGAGAATGATTCATTCTCTATCTAAATCAGACGGCGGTCCGAAAAAGCTGGCACAGGTCAATAAAAGAGGCGTACCTATTTTAAGTTTATGGGTAACCGTTCTGTTTCTTCTCATCGGAACATTCTTTGCTTACTTATATCCAGAGCAAATTTTCAGTTATATGCTGGCTATTCCTGGATTTGCTGTTTCACTCATTTGGATTAGCATTTGCATGGCACATCTGAAACTTCGCCCGAAATATCCACAGGAGCCGTATTTCAAGGTGTGGCTGTTTCCGTATTTGACGTTATTTGCAGGTCTTGTACTAAGTGTGAGTTTTGTTATGTTCCTATTCAGACAAGAAAACTTGCCTAGCTCGATTATTAGCATCGGTTTCTTAGTCGCTGCCATTATTGCTTCATTTTTAATGAAAAAGAAGGCTTAA
- a CDS encoding MurR/RpiR family transcriptional regulator produces the protein MASVSLSSIEKIRAASRGLPPKLKAIAELITSEPRDIIHLSIVELAKKTASSEATIFRLCKRLGFEGYQDLKIAIAQEIDQTKPDYVDEEMSLDDDTAVFMQKVFQANITALKDSFQLLNPEDVKKAIQLIHEAERLEFYGSGGSGLIATDAFHKFMRTGINCIVHTDSHFQAMSAGLLDQKSTVLGISHSGRNKDLLDAMKTAKEKGAKTIGITSYQRSPLSQIADVTLYTSTQETAFRTEAMSARLAQLTVIDVLYFALAHLRQQETLTNLKQMREIISQKRV, from the coding sequence TTGGCTTCTGTCAGTTTAAGTAGTATTGAAAAGATACGGGCAGCAAGCAGAGGATTGCCGCCAAAGTTGAAAGCAATTGCAGAACTTATTACGAGTGAACCCCGCGACATCATCCATTTGTCTATTGTAGAGCTTGCCAAAAAGACAGCGAGCTCAGAGGCAACGATTTTTCGTCTCTGTAAAAGGCTTGGATTTGAGGGCTATCAAGATTTGAAGATTGCTATTGCCCAGGAAATAGACCAAACAAAGCCTGATTATGTAGATGAAGAGATGAGTCTTGACGATGATACCGCTGTTTTTATGCAAAAGGTATTTCAGGCAAATATAACTGCATTAAAGGATAGTTTTCAATTGTTGAATCCAGAAGATGTAAAAAAAGCCATACAATTAATCCATGAAGCTGAGCGCTTAGAATTTTATGGCAGCGGTGGGTCTGGTCTCATCGCCACAGATGCTTTTCACAAATTTATGAGGACAGGCATTAATTGTATTGTTCATACAGATTCTCACTTTCAAGCGATGTCAGCAGGTCTGCTTGATCAAAAGAGCACAGTGCTCGGTATATCTCATTCTGGTCGAAATAAAGATTTACTTGATGCGATGAAAACAGCCAAGGAAAAAGGAGCGAAAACCATTGGCATTACAAGCTACCAGCGCTCGCCATTGAGTCAGATTGCAGATGTCACGTTGTATACATCAACGCAAGAAACGGCTTTCCGAACGGAAGCGATGTCCGCCAGGCTTGCTCAGCTTACTGTGATTGATGTTCTATACTTTGCACTTGCGCATTTAAGGCAGCAGGAAACATTAACAAATTTAAAGCAAATGAGAGAAATCATTTCTCAAAAAAGGGTGTAA
- a CDS encoding DUF1433 domain-containing protein, which produces MKNTIKLLSVLFVVILVAVTLLIVQVNKHSQSNNAVKSDQAKAEGLAEKMKPKIEEHLHKRDIHNFIKTITFEKDVTINPMGDITIDGYINNEPEKYGFSASLQYRAKKIGSMSYDPELSYRFKDWDKFKDEPELKENYLKRLSEKEREQYLKDIGEKGK; this is translated from the coding sequence ATGAAAAACACAATAAAGCTTTTATCTGTATTGTTTGTAGTCATCCTTGTCGCAGTGACTTTGTTAATCGTTCAGGTTAACAAGCATAGCCAATCTAATAATGCGGTCAAGAGTGATCAAGCAAAAGCAGAAGGACTTGCAGAGAAGATGAAACCCAAGATTGAAGAGCACTTACACAAAAGAGATATTCATAACTTTATCAAAACCATAACGTTTGAAAAAGATGTGACCATCAATCCTATGGGGGATATTACAATAGATGGCTATATAAATAATGAACCGGAGAAGTACGGATTTTCAGCTTCTTTACAATATAGAGCTAAAAAAATAGGTTCAATGAGTTATGATCCTGAGTTGTCATATCGTTTTAAAGATTGGGATAAATTTAAAGATGAACCAGAATTAAAGGAAAACTATCTTAAGCGACTCTCTGAAAAAGAACGCGAACAATATCTGAAAGACATTGGAGAAAAAGGGAAATAA